TCAGGCAGCTGCTTGATAGCGGTTTCGAAGTTCGGGTTGTCCTTCATGAATTTCTTCTGGTCCTCGTTGTCCACCGCGGTGGAGCGCACCGGCATGTAGCCCACGTTCTGGGACCAGTAGCAGGTGTTTTCCTCATTGGTGATGAAGTCAATGAGCTTGATAGCAGCCAGCTGGCGGTTCTTGCTGATGCCAGCTGGGATGGCCAGGCCGGCACCACCGGTGGGGCAGGCGCCGTCGCCAGTCGGGTTAGGCAAGAAGGCGGTGCCGAGCTCGAACTTGGCGGTATCAGTCAGACCCGCCAAGTCACCGGTGGACAGGACGGTGGCGGCGGCGCGGCCGGTGCCGAACTCCATGGCCATGTCATTGCCCACGTAGGAGTAGCCCTTCTTCTCATCGGTGATGTCTTTGAGCCACTCGACGGCCTTGATGGTCTTGTCATCGGTAAATTTCAGGTCCCACTCATCGGAGTAGGCGCCACCCTTGGACCACAGCGGGCCCTGGAAGATCCAGCCCAGGTAGTCCACGGCATCGCCCCAGCCAAAAGGCTTCATCGTGGAATCAGCCTCAGCCAGCTTCTTGGACCACTCATCCATCTCATCCCAGGACTTGGGGCCACGGTCCGGCAGGCCGGCCTTCTTCCACGCGTCCTTGTTGTAGAAGAACAGCGGCGTGGAGCGAGCGAAAGGAAGGGCAAAGTGGCCGCCGTCGTAGTTGTAGTCCTCGTAGAGCGGCTGCACGTAGGTAGACAGGTCGATGCCAGCTTCCTCCGCCAGCTCATCAACATTGGCGATCTGGCCGTTGATAGCGAAGTTGTACCACCAGACATCAGAAAGCACCACGATGTCCGGCAGGTCCTGGCCAGTGAGCGCAGCGTTGAACTTCTGCGCTGCTTCTTCGTAGTTCTTGCCGGCGTCAACGAGGTTGACCTTGATATCCGGGTTCTCCTTTTCAAAGCGGGAGATGATCTCCTTCTCAATGTCCTTGGAGGTGCCCGGGTGGTTGGACCACCAGGTCAGCTCGGTGACTTCACCGTCACCGCCCTTGTCGTTGCCACCTTGTGGATTGGTGGACGAGGTGCCGGCACAAGCAGCGAGTGCGGTGGCAGAAGCGGCCGTGGAGGCCAGGGCGAGGAATTTGCGGCGTAGCATGTAGTTCTCCTTAAAAAGCGTGGTTAAAGGGTGGAAAATAAAGCAAGTGGAAACGGCGAGCGTGGGTGGGGAAGAAGCCTTCTAACCCTTCACGGCGCCAGTGGTCAGACCCTGAATCATGTACTTTTGCAAGGCCAGGAAGATGATGACCATTGGGATGATGGTGAGAATGGTGGCGGCCATGACCGGCCCCCAGTTGGTCACGCCATCGTTGTTTTGCAGCATGGTCAGGCCCACCTGCAGCGGGGCGACGTCCTCTGTATCCGCCATGAGGAAGGGCCACAGGTAGGTATTCCATTCATTGACCATGGTGATGACGGAAAATGCAGTCAGCGTGGGCCACGAAACCGGAAGTAACACCTTGGTGAGCAAGCGGATTGGGCCGGCGCCGTCCATGCGGGCGGCTTCC
The nucleotide sequence above comes from Corynebacterium tuberculostearicum. Encoded proteins:
- a CDS encoding ABC transporter substrate-binding protein; translation: MLRRKFLALASTAASATALAACAGTSSTNPQGGNDKGGDGEVTELTWWSNHPGTSKDIEKEIISRFEKENPDIKVNLVDAGKNYEEAAQKFNAALTGQDLPDIVVLSDVWWYNFAINGQIANVDELAEEAGIDLSTYVQPLYEDYNYDGGHFALPFARSTPLFFYNKDAWKKAGLPDRGPKSWDEMDEWSKKLAEADSTMKPFGWGDAVDYLGWIFQGPLWSKGGAYSDEWDLKFTDDKTIKAVEWLKDITDEKKGYSYVGNDMAMEFGTGRAAATVLSTGDLAGLTDTAKFELGTAFLPNPTGDGACPTGGAGLAIPAGISKNRQLAAIKLIDFITNEENTCYWSQNVGYMPVRSTAVDNEDQKKFMKDNPNFETAIKQLPETRPQDNARVFLPGADQEIGGAFEKIVTNRDDVTKVLTDLQKTLQSIYDNQVKTVINK